A single window of Paenibacillus sp. FSL H8-0537 DNA harbors:
- a CDS encoding MarR family transcriptional regulator, whose protein sequence is MEKHQMNKQYVYELLIKLLHQQEQFEQNEGSLFLQQLRSSIEFDTPLNMTEIHVVSCIGQHEPLNLTAIADKMGLSKGNVSKVTTRLLKNGWVRKTQLNDNKKEVFFRLTAPGKQLYVIHEELHDRAQEKFMGILHAYSEAELEVVKRFILDLIGFYEHSVAEIAGQSL, encoded by the coding sequence ATGGAAAAACATCAAATGAACAAGCAATATGTGTATGAACTGCTAATAAAGCTGCTGCATCAGCAGGAGCAGTTCGAGCAGAACGAAGGCAGCCTGTTTTTACAGCAGCTGCGCAGCAGCATTGAATTTGATACGCCGCTTAATATGACGGAAATTCATGTGGTGTCCTGCATAGGCCAGCACGAGCCGCTTAATTTGACGGCAATTGCCGATAAAATGGGGCTGAGCAAGGGAAACGTCTCCAAGGTAACGACTCGCCTTTTGAAAAACGGCTGGGTACGTAAAACGCAATTAAACGATAATAAAAAGGAAGTTTTTTTTCGTCTGACTGCGCCGGGCAAGCAATTGTATGTCATTCATGAAGAGCTGCATGACAGGGCGCAGGAGAAATTCATGGGGATTTTACATGCCTATAGTGAGGCTGAGCTTGAGGTAGTCAAACGGTTTATTCTGGATTTGATCGGTTTTTATGAGCATAGTGTTGCGGAGATAGCGGGGCAGTCATTATGA